The sequence TGGCAGATCGTGCCGGAGCCCAGCACAATGTCTCCCAGGCCATCGGGATCAGGTAAGTACAATACAGCGGCTTGGCCCCTGGCAACTCCTGAGAGCGGTTCTTTGAGGTCGAGCACCATGGTGTCCTCGTCGACACGCGCCCAGCATGGCACTACTGAACCATGGGCGCGGATCTGCACGTTCGCCTCAAACTCCCCTTTCATATCTGGGTGCAGCACTTTCAGGCGATCGGCGGTGATGTGGTTGACCTGTAGTGCAGACCGGGGGCCAACTGTGACGGTACCTGTTGCAGCATCGACATCAGTCACGTAGCGGGGCTTTCCGTCAGCCGCTGGTATCTTAATGTCCAAACCGCGGCGCTGGCCGATGGTGTACTGAAATGCGCCATCGTGTTGTTTCAGCTCGGTCCCATCCTGGTCCACCACCATGCCGGGCCGCATGCCAATCGAGCGGCCTAAGAAGGCCTGGGTGTTGCCGTCTGGGATGAAGCAGATGTCGTAGGAGTCCGGCTTGGAGGCGGTAGCGAAACCATAACGCTTCGCCTCTTCGCGGATCTCGGGCTTTTCCGTATCGCCGATGGGAAACAAGCAGTGATCAAGCTCGTCTCGTGTCATGACGCCCAAAACATAGGACTGGT comes from Corynebacterium cystitidis and encodes:
- the mnmA gene encoding tRNA 2-thiouridine(34) synthase MnmA; the encoded protein is MRVLVAMSGGVDSSVAAARLVDAGHDVVGVHMALSQDAQQTRDSARGCCSLEDSADARRVCDHLGIPFYVWDFSDKFKLEVIDNFIESYAAGETPNPCLRCNEKIKFSALLERARTLGFDAVATGHYAIVDDAGNLRRSVDPNKDQSYVLGVMTRDELDHCLFPIGDTEKPEIREEAKRYGFATASKPDSYDICFIPDGNTQAFLGRSIGMRPGMVVDQDGTELKQHDGAFQYTIGQRRGLDIKIPAADGKPRYVTDVDAATGTVTVGPRSALQVNHITADRLKVLHPDMKGEFEANVQIRAHGSVVPCWARVDEDTMVLDLKEPLSGVARGQAAVLYLPDPDGLGDIVLGSGTICHTD